AGATCCTGACGTCGGCTCCGCCGGCCGGATACGGCATGACCGGCGTCACCGGTGTGTCCTGCCCGTCCGACGTGAAGGTGACCGTTGGCGCCACGTTCACCTGCACGGCGACGATCAACGGCACCACGAAGTCGATCCAGAACACCATCCAGGACTCGAGCGGGAAGTACCAGGTCGGCGTCCCCAACTGACCCCGCGCCCGACCTCCGACGGCCCCACGCCAGACGGCGTGGGGCCGTTCGTCGTTCGGCGGTGTCTACGCCCGCCCGAGGGCGTCGATCAGCCGGGCCACCGGTGAATGGAGGCCGTATTGCTCGGCCAGCTCCACCAGCCGGTCTGGATCGACCGGGGTACCGGGCAGGCGCCCGTCACCGGACGGGGTGATCGTGACGCCGGCGTCGGTGGCCACCCGGACCACCTTCGGGGCCACCCGCAGGTAGGCCAGGGCCGGGGTGAGCTTGGCCCGCTGGGAGGGCGTCATCGACGACGAGGGGTCGACGAGCGCCGCGACCAGTGACTCGATGGAGCCGAATGAGTTGACGAGACCGGCGGCCGTCTTGTCGCCCACCCCGGGCACGCCCGGCAGCCCGTCGGAGGGGTCTCCGCGGAGCGCGGCGAAGTCGGGGTACCGCCCGGCCGGAATCCCGTGTTTGGCGGCCACGCCGGCGGTGTCGAGCACCTGCACCTTGCTCATGCCGGCCCCGATGTACCGCACCCGCACCGGAGTCGGTTCGTCACGGGCCAACTGGAACAGGTCCCGGTCGCCGGTGACGACTTCGACCGGGTCACGGCGTTCGCGGGCGGCCAGAGTGCCGATGACGTCGTCGGCCTCGAAACCGGGCGCCCCGGCGATGGCGATACCGACCGCGGACAGCACCTCGAGCAACACCGGGATCTGCGGAGCCAGCTCGTCCGGTACCTGCTCGACGGCGGTCCCACCGTCTAGCAGAGGTTGAGAGTTGTCCGATTCGGCCACTCGGTGGGTCTTGTAGGTGGGAATCAGCTCCACCCGCCAGGCCGGTCGCCAGTCCAGGTCGAGGCAGGCGACGACCCTGGTCGGTCGGCCGTCCAGGATCACCCGCCGCACGATGTCCAGGGTCCCCCGGATGGCGTTGACCGGACGCCCGTCCGGACCGACCGTCGATGCCGGCACCCCGTGGAACGCCCGGAAGTAGATGCCCGCCAAGTCCAACAGTTGCAGCATGTCCGGGGACGTTACCGGCCCGTGGGTCACCTCGCGGCCGGAGGAACGACCCATCCCGGTGGATCCGGGGGGACGGTCGGGGTGACCACGGCAATAAGTCCGTCCAACCGGCCGGTTAAGCTGCCGATCATGTCCGCCGATTCGGTTCCCGCAGGAATTCCCACCGCTGGGGGAGAGTCGGCCTTCGCCGATCGCCTGACCCGCCTCGGCGCCCAGGCCGCGAAGGCCGGAGCCGACGTGGTGATCATCTCGCCCGGGGCCGATCTGGCCTATTTCGCCGGCCACTCGGTGCCCTCGCACGAACGCCTGACGGCGCTGGTCGTTCCGGTCGAGGGTGATCCGCAGATGGTGGTTCCGGCCCTGGAGCGGCCCGGTTGGACCGGCAGCCCGATCGAGCATCTCGGGGTTCCGTTCAGCACCTGGACCGACGGCATGGATCCGTACCAGGTGCTCGTCGCGCTACTTCCGGCCGGCGCCCGGGTACTGGCCGTCGACTACCACATGCCCGCGGTCCATGCCCTCGGGATCTCCTGGGCCGTACCGGGTTCGGAGCTGACCCTGGCCGGCGAGGCGATCGGCGAGCTACGCATGCGCAAGGAGGAGGACGAGATCGCGGCCCTGGCCGAGGTCGGTGCCGCCATCGACCGGGTCCACGGACGCGTCGGCGAGTTCCTCCGCGCCGGCCGCACCGAGGCCGAGGTGGCGGCCGACATCGCCGCGGCCATCGTGGAGGAGGGCCACACGCAGGCCGAGTTCGTCATCGTGGCGTCCGGGGTGAACGGGGCCAGCCCACACCACGAGGCGTCCGAAAAGGTGATCGAGCCGGGTGACCCGGTGGTCGTCGACATCGGCGGCCCGAACCGGACCGGGTACTACTCCGACTGCACCCGGACCTACCGCGTCGCCGGTCCGTCGAGCGATCCGGACGTCGAGGAGATCTACGAGATCGTCCGCCGAGCCCAACAGGCCGGCATCGACGCCGTCCGCCCTGGGGTCTCGGCGGAATCGATCGACCGGGCCTCCCGCGCCGTGATCGAGGCGGCCGGGTACGGCCAGTACTTCATCACCCGCACCGGCCACGGCATCGGCCTGGAGGTGCACGAGCACCCGTACATGGTCTCCGGCAACACCTTGCCGCTCGAGGTCGGCATGGCGTTCTCGATCGAGCCGGGGATCTATCTACCGGGTCGATTCGGCGTGCGCATCGAGGACGTCGTGGTCGTCGGTGCAGACGGGGCCATCCTGATGAACCGGGCCGACAAAGCCCTGCGGACCGTGGGGGGATGAGCGGCATGCTCGAGGACATCGACGCCCGGATTGCCGCGGTCCTCGCGGCCGACGGCCGCTGCTCCTACACCGAACTGGCCGACAAGGTCGGGCTGTCGGTGTCGGCCGTGCACCAGCGGGTACGCCGGCTGGAACAACGGGGCGTGATCCGCGGCTACGCGGCGAGGATCGACGGTGAACAGATCGGCCTGCCGCTGACCGCCTTCGTCTCGCTGACCCCGATCGATCCGGCCGAACCGGACGACTACCCGCAGCGCCTGCTCCCGCTGCCGCAGATCGAGGCCTGCTACTCGGTGGCCGGGGTCGAGTCCTACATCGTCAAGGTACGGGTGGCGTCGCCGTCCGCTCTTGAGGCCCTGCTGGCCCAGATCCGGGCCACGGCGAACGTGTCGACCCGCACCACGGTGGTGCTGTCCACCCCGTTCGAGGACCGCCCGATCACGGTCGGCGGTGCGACCCCCGAGTCGACGACGCGGGCCGAGCACACCTGACGCACCGTCGCGACGGCCGGGCGTGATCTGATCGAGCCATGCCCGATCATGCTCTGACCTACCCCCATACCGACCGCGACGACACGAGCGACGTACTGCACGGCATCACGGTCGCCGACCCTTATCGGTATCTGGAGGATCCGGATGCCCCCCGCACGGTGGCTTTCGTCGACGCCCAGAACGCGCTGTCCCGGCCGTATCTCGCGACGCTGCCGGCCCAGGCCGCATTCGCCTCCCACATGACGAACCTGCTGACCGCGCCCCGTTTCGGCGTGCCCTGGCGTCGCGGTGACCACTACTTCATGATCGCCAATCCGGGCCACCTGGACCAGGATCAGGTGTTCGCGTCCACGTCCCTGGACGAACTGAGCGTGGGGAACGGCCACCTGCTGATCGACCCGAACACCTGGAGCGCCGACGGCACCGCCGCTCTGACCGGCCTCCAGGTGAGCGACGACGGCACCCTCGCCGGGTACACCCGCTCCGACGCCGGATCCGACTGGAAGACGATCGCGCTGGTTGACGTCATCTCCGGCACCGAACGGCCGGACCGGCTCGACGGCGCGAAGTGGCTCGACCCGATCTGGATGCCCGACGGCGCCTCGTTCCTGTACTGGCACTACCCGGAGGTCTCGGTGCCGTCCGACGACGCCACCGACTCCGGGGCCTACACGGACGAGACCGGGGTCGGGCAACTGGCCCTGCACCGGCTCGGGCAGCCCCAGGCCGACGACGAGGTGATCTGGTCGAGGCCAGAGGCCAAGGAGTGGATGGTCGGCCCGTGGGTCAGCGACGACGGGCGCTGGCTGGTGCTCACCGCTTCGCCCGGCACCGACTCCCGGACCACGATCACGGTCCGGCGGATCGAGACCGATGCCGATGGCCGCAGCCGGGTGCGTCCGGATGAGACGCCGGTGGTCGCGGAGCTGGCCGACGCCCACTCGGTGGTCGGGGCCGACGGCGACGTGCTCTACCTGCGGACCGAGCGTCACGCGCCGGCCGGCCGTCTGGTCGCCGTCGATCTGGAGCACCCGGACGCGCCCTGGCGGACGATTCTGAGCGGCACGCCGGACCGGATCCTGTCCGACGTGGCCATGGCCCGTGACACCTTCGTCACCGTCTGGTCGGTGGACACCGCGTCCCGACTCGAGATCACCGACCGCCGCGGCGTCGTCGTGGCCGCCCCCGAGCTGGGGGATCTGGTGTCCTTCACCGCGCTCCGATCCCGGGCGTCGGACACGGAGATCTTCGTCGGCACCACCGGTTTCGACCACCGGGCCCGGAACTACCGGATCACCACCGACGGCGTCGTCACCGAGTTGCCGCGCCCGGCCGGAGCGGTCGTGCTGCCCGAGGTGACCGCCGAGCGCCGCACGGCGCCGTCGTCCGACGGAACGCCGGTACCGATGAGCGTCGTCCGGCGGGCCGACCTGCCGCCCGGACCCCACCCGACCCTGTTGTACGGGTACGGCGGATTCGACATCGCGGTGCCACCCAGCTTCTCGGCCCTGTTCGCCGGGTGGATCGCCGCGGGCGGCGTGCTGGTGGTGGCGAACCTGCGGGGCGGGGGAGAGTTCGGCACCGCCTGGCACGAGGCCGGCATGCGGCAGCACAAGCAGCGGGTCTTCGACGACCTGTACGGGTGCGCCGAGGCCCTGATCGCCGACGGCACCACCAGTGCCGCCCAGCTGGCGGTGCACGGTCGCAGCAACGGGGGCCTGCTGGTCGGCGCGGCCATCACGCAACGGCCGGAACTGTTCGCCGCGGCGCTGCCCACGGTCGGGGTGATGGACATGCTGCGCTTCCACCGGTTCACCATCGGCTGGGCCTGGACCAGCGAGTACGGCAGCCCCGACCGTGCGGAGGACTTCCCGGTGCTGCACGCCTACTCGCCCCTGCACGCGCTCCGGGAGGGTGTCCGCTATCCGCCGACGCTCATCAGCACCGGCGACCACGACGACCGCGTGGTGCCCGCCCACTCGCTGAAATTCGGGGCGCAGATGCAGTTCTGCCAGGCCGGCCCGGGTCCGGTGCTGATGCGGATCGACACCCGGGCCGGGCACGGCGTGGGCAAGCCGGCCCGGGCGCTGGCCCAGGAGTACGCCGATCAGCTCGCCTTCGCCGCGCGGTGGACCGGGCTGAGGTCGGACTGAGGGTCATCGGGCCCGGCGGGCTTCGTTAGCATGGGGAAAATGTCCGAGATCCTGCTGACGAACGAGCCCCGACTGTGACGACGACCGACAAGAAGACCAGTCCGACCGACGTCCCCGTCGGGGTCGGGTTCCGCTCCGAACGGGGCCCGGTGCTGATCTCCTTGATGTTGGCGACCTCCCTGGTCGCGCTGGACTCGACCATCATCGCCACGGCCGTCCCCTCGGTGGTGAAGACCCTGGGTGGCTTCGCCGAGTTCCCCTGGCTGTTCTCGATCTACCTGCTGGCGCAGGCGGTGTCGGTGCCGATCTACGCCAAGGTGGCCGACATGTTCGGCCGGAAGCCGGTGATCCTGCTGGGAATCGGGCTGTTCCTCGTCGGGTCGATCCTGTGCGGGGTGGCCTGGAGCATGCCGGCCCTGATCGCGTTCCGGGCCCTGCAGGGCCTCGGCGCCGGGGCGGTGCAGCCGATGAGCATCACCATCGTGGGCGACATCTACACCCTGCAGGAGCGGGCCAGGGTGCAGGGCTACCTGGCCAGCGTCTGGGGCATCTCGGCCGTCGTCGGGCCGGCGTTGGGCGGTGTGTTCAGCGAGTGGGTCTCCTGGCGGTGGATCTTCTTCGTGAACATCCCGATGTGCTTCCTGGCCGGGTGGATGCTGTGGCGCCGGTTCCACGAGAACGTCGTCCGCCAGCCGCACCGGATCGACTACCTCGGTGCCGTCCTGCTCACCGTCGGCTGCTCCCTGCTGATCCTGGGCCTGCTGGAAGGCGGTCAGAGCTGGGCCTGGGACTCCGCCGTTGGCATCTCCGTCTTCGTCATCGGACTGCTCTCGCTGACGGCGTTCGTCTTCGTGGAGCGCGGGGCCGCCGAACCGGTCCTCCCGCTGTGGATCTTCCGGCGCCGGGTGCTGGTCAGTGGCAGCGCCGTCTCGCTGGCCGTCGGCGCGGTGCTGCTGGGCCTGACCTCCTATGTCCCGACCTACGTCCAGACCGTGCTCGGCGCCGGTCCGCTGGTCGCGGGGTTCGCGCTGGCCACCCTGACCATCGGCTGGCCGATCGCGGCCTCCCTGGCCGGCCGGCTCTACCTGCGCATCGGGTTCCGGTCCACCGTGCTGATCGGCGGCGCGGTGGCTCTGGCCGGGACGGCGCTGACCGTCGGGCTGGGACGGCACTCGTCGATCTGGACGGTCGGAATCGACTGCTTCGTCATCGGGGTCGGACTCGGACTGGTGGCCAGCCCGACGCTGGTCGCCGCGCAGTCCAGCGTCGGGTGGGCCGAGCGCGGCGTCGTGACCGGGACCAACATGTTCAGCCGATCGATCGGCAGCGCCGTCGGCGTGGCCCTGTTCGGTGCCCTGGCCAACTCCGTTCTGAACGCCTCCGGCCACCCCGACCAGTCGGCCGCGGCCGTCAATGTGGCGTCCCACCACGTGTTCGTCGCCATCGTGGTCGCCTGCGCCGTCATGGTGCTGGCCTCCGTCCTGCTGCCGGCCCGCCGGAATCAGGTGGTCGTCTGATCGTGCTTGACTGACCCGGTGAGCACCGGACGAACGAGCGTGACCCGATGACGACGACCCTGTTCCGCGGTGGGCGCGTGCACACCGCCGCCGACCCGGAGGCCACCGCCCTGGCCGTCACCGACGGGGTGATCAGCTGGATCGGCGGGGAACACGCGGTCGAGATGGCCGGTCGCCCCGACCACGTGGTTCAGCTCGACGGTGCCCTGGTCGCACCGGGATTCGTCGATGCCCACGTGCACAGCACGGACGCCGGTCTGGCCCTGATCGGCCTCGACCTGTCGGCCGCGACGACCCTCGCGGACTGCCTGGTCCGGATCGCGAGCGCGGCGAACGCCGTCGAGCCCGGAGGCCTGGTGTGGGGACACGGCTGGGACGAGACCCGGTGGCCGGAGAACCGGCCGCCGACGCGGGCCGAGATCGACGCCGCGGTCGGGGACCGCCCGACCTACTTGAGCCGGGTCGACGTGCATTCCGCCCTGGTCAGCACGACACTGGCGGCCGGGTTGCCCGATCTCGCCCTCCATCCCGACATCCCGCCGACCCGCGGCGCCCACCACGCGGTCCGGAACCGGGCCAAGGCGTTGCTCACCCCGGAGCGCCGCACGCAGGCCCAGACGGCGTTCCTGACGGCGGCGGCCGCGGCCGGCATCGTCGAGGTGCACGAGTGTGCGAGCGGCGACGAGCCCGGCCGCGCCGACCTGGCTTCCCTGCTGGCGCTGGACGTGCCGATCTCGGTGCTGGGCTACCTGGCCTCGGCGGTCGCCGACCCGGCGGAGGCCACCGCATTGCTGCGTCTGACCGGGGCCGTGGCGCTGGCCGGCGATCTGTCCGTCGACGGGGCCATCGGTTCCCGGACGGCCGCCCTGACCTCTCCGTACGCCGACGACCCGCAGGCTTGTGGCACCCGGTACCTGAGCGACGACGAATTGACCGACCATCTGTGGGCCTGCGCCGTGGCCGGCGTCCAGCCCGGCTTCCACGCGATCGGCGACGACGGGGTGAGCGCGGTCGGCCGGGCCCTGCGCCGGGCGATCGACCGGCTCGGCCCGAACGGAACGGTGAAGTTGGCCGGCGTGGTGCCCCGCATCGAGCACGCCGAGATGGCCGACGCCGAGGCCATCGCCGCGTTCGCGGCGACCGGGACCGTGGCCAGCGTGCAACCCATGTTCGACGCCGAATGGGGCGGAGACCAAGGCATGTACGCCCGCCGGCTGGGGGCCGACCGCGCCCGCCCGATGAACCCGTTCGCCGCCCTCGCCTCGGCCGGGGTCGCCCTGGCCCTCGGCTCCGACGCCCCGGTCACCGCGGCCCGGCCGTGGCAGGCCGTGCAGGCCGCGGTCCATCACCACACCGCCGGGTCCGGCCTGTCGCCCCGCGCCGCGTTCACGGCCCACACCCGCGGCGGCCACCGGGCCGCCGGCCGCACCGACCGGGGAGTGGGCACCATTGCGGTGGGCGCTCCGGCCCACCTGGCGATCTTCGCCGCGGGCGAGCTGGTGCGCCCGGCGGCGAACCCGCGGGTGGCGCGATGGTCGACCGACCCGCGATCCCGGGTTCCGCTGCTGCCGGACCTCACCCCGGGGGCGGGCCTCCCGACCACCCTCGCCACTCTGGTCGGCGGACGGGTGGCGTTCGACACCGGCCTGCTGGCCGACCTCACCGAATCCGTCGGCTGAGGAGATCATCTCCGGGCTGACGAGTTGATCACCCGAGTCGCACTACGCTGATCCGGTGGCATCTCCCGCGGTCGATCGCGCCCCGTCCGCCGACCTCGTGCGGCTAACCCGGAAACGGCTGCAGCAGTCGGGCCATCCCGGCCGCCTGCACCGGTGGAAGGCTTCGCTGCTCGGTGTGGGCGGACTGCGTGTCCTGGCCGCCGTCGTCGGGGGCTATGCGCTCAATCTGTCCTTCGCACCGACCACGTTGTGGTGGATGGCACCCGTCGGGCTGGCCCTGCTCGGCCTGTCGGTGCACGGCCGCCGGCTCCGGCCGGCCCTTGGCCTCGGCCTTCTGTTCGGCCTGGCCTTCTACCTCCCGCTGCTCAACTGGACGACGGTGTACGTCGGGCCGGTGGCCACCGCGCTGGCGGTGGCCGAGGCGCTGCTGACCATGCCCGTCGGTGCCCTGATCGCGTCGGCGTCGCGCCGCCTTCCGCTGTGGCCGATCTGGGCCGCCGCGGCCTGGATCGCCGCTGAGGCGCTGCGGGCCAGGTTCCCGTTCGGCGGCTTCCCCTGGGGCGGCATCGCCTACTCGCAGCCCGACGGCCCGCTGCTGCCCGCCGCGTCGCTCCTGGGGGCCTCGGGGCTGGCCTTCCTCACCGCGTTGGCCGGGTTCGCTCTCAGCGGCCTGGCCCGTGCCGTCTGGAACCACCGCCGGCACCTGCGCCCCATGCTGCTGCTGGCGCCGGTGATGCTGGTCGCCGTGCCGTTCGTGCTGGGCGTCGTGGGCCTGCGGACCGAGCAGAGCGGGTCCGACGCGCCCCACAAGACGATCGCCGTCGTCCAGGGGAACGTGCCGCAGCCCGGGCTGGAGTTCAATGCCCGCCGGCGGGCCGTCACCGACATGCACGTCAAGGAGACGCAGAAGCTGGCGGCGGCGGTGAGGGCGGGGACGGCGCCGAAACCGGAGCTCGTCATCTGGCCGGAGAACGCCTCCGACATCGACCCGTACACCAATTCCGACGCGTTCGCCGAGATCGATCAGGCGGTCAGGGACATCGGTGTGCCCACCCTGGTCGGAGCGGTGGTCGGCGCCGGCCAGCCGGGGCAGAGCTACAACATGGGCATCGTCTGGGATCCGGTGACCGGCCCGGCGGCCAAGCTGTCGGACCAGACCTACAGCAAGATGCACCCGGTGCCGTTCGGCGAGTACATGCCGTGGCGGTCGTTCTTCCGGATCTTCTCCGCCAAGGTCGACCTGCAGCAGGGTGAGTTCCTGCCCGGGCGGCGTCCCGGCAACCTCACCATGAACGGCGTGAAGATCGGCGACGTCATCTGTTTCGAGGTGGTCTACGACGGCATCGTCCGCGACGTGGTCAAGGGTGGGGCGCAGGTCCTGGTGGTGCAGACCAACAACGCCACCTTCGGCTACACCAACGAGACCTACCAGCAGCAGGCGATGAGTCGCGTGCGGGCCGTGGAACACGGGCGGGAGGTGCTGATCTCCTCGACCAGCGGGGTGTCGGCGGTGATCCGGCCGGACGGCAGCGTGGAGTCCTCCATCGGGTTGTTCACCGCCGGCTACATGGACGCCTCGGTGCCCCTGATCTCGGCCACGACGCCGGGAACGGTCATCGGGGGTCCGCTGGAATGGGTGCTGGCCATCGGCTTCCTGGCCGGCCTGGCTTTCGTGACGGTGCGGGAACGCCGCCGTCGGAACTCCGGCACCGGCGATTCGACGGGCGCCGAGTCGTCCCCCGGTCCCGCGACCGCATAGGTTGGGAACCTGGCTTGGCAAGGCGGCAGGTACACGACGGTCATCGGGCGGTTGTTCGACAACGCCCTCGAAGGAGAAACAACACCCGTGAGTTCCGAGGAAAGCGTCGACGCGAACGAGACCGGCGAGAGGGTTCTCGTGATCATCCCGACGTTCAACGAGCGGGAGAATCTGCCCCGCATCCTGGACCGGGTCCGGGCCGCAGTGCCGGATGTCCACGTCCTGGTGGTGGACGACGGCAGCCCGGACGGGACGGGTCTGATCGCCGACGAGCGGGCCGCCGCGGATGACCGGATCGCCGTGCTGCACCGCACCGAGAAGAACGGCCTCGGGCCGGCCTACTTCGCCGGTTTCGGCTGGGGCCTCGATCACGGTTTCGACGTGCTGGTGGAGATGGACGCCGATGGGTCGCACGCACCCGAGCAACTGCCGCGGCTGCTGACCGCACTGGATCACGCGGACCTGGTGATCGGATCGCGCTACGTCCCGGGCGGTTCGGTCGTCAACTGGCCCAAACGCCGGGAGCTGCTGTCCAAGGGCGGAAACCTGTACTCCCGGCTCGCCCTCGGCGTATCGGTCAAGGACATCAC
This window of the Nakamurella panacisegetis genome carries:
- a CDS encoding Lrp/AsnC family transcriptional regulator codes for the protein MSGMLEDIDARIAAVLAADGRCSYTELADKVGLSVSAVHQRVRRLEQRGVIRGYAARIDGEQIGLPLTAFVSLTPIDPAEPDDYPQRLLPLPQIEACYSVAGVESYIVKVRVASPSALEALLAQIRATANVSTRTTVVLSTPFEDRPITVGGATPESTTRAEHT
- a CDS encoding M24 family metallopeptidase; its protein translation is MSADSVPAGIPTAGGESAFADRLTRLGAQAAKAGADVVIISPGADLAYFAGHSVPSHERLTALVVPVEGDPQMVVPALERPGWTGSPIEHLGVPFSTWTDGMDPYQVLVALLPAGARVLAVDYHMPAVHALGISWAVPGSELTLAGEAIGELRMRKEEDEIAALAEVGAAIDRVHGRVGEFLRAGRTEAEVAADIAAAIVEEGHTQAEFVIVASGVNGASPHHEASEKVIEPGDPVVVDIGGPNRTGYYSDCTRTYRVAGPSSDPDVEEIYEIVRRAQQAGIDAVRPGVSAESIDRASRAVIEAAGYGQYFITRTGHGIGLEVHEHPYMVSGNTLPLEVGMAFSIEPGIYLPGRFGVRIEDVVVVGADGAILMNRADKALRTVGG
- a CDS encoding MDR family MFS transporter — encoded protein: MLATSLVALDSTIIATAVPSVVKTLGGFAEFPWLFSIYLLAQAVSVPIYAKVADMFGRKPVILLGIGLFLVGSILCGVAWSMPALIAFRALQGLGAGAVQPMSITIVGDIYTLQERARVQGYLASVWGISAVVGPALGGVFSEWVSWRWIFFVNIPMCFLAGWMLWRRFHENVVRQPHRIDYLGAVLLTVGCSLLILGLLEGGQSWAWDSAVGISVFVIGLLSLTAFVFVERGAAEPVLPLWIFRRRVLVSGSAVSLAVGAVLLGLTSYVPTYVQTVLGAGPLVAGFALATLTIGWPIAASLAGRLYLRIGFRSTVLIGGAVALAGTALTVGLGRHSSIWTVGIDCFVIGVGLGLVASPTLVAAQSSVGWAERGVVTGTNMFSRSIGSAVGVALFGALANSVLNASGHPDQSAAAVNVASHHVFVAIVVACAVMVLASVLLPARRNQVVV
- a CDS encoding prolyl oligopeptidase family serine peptidase, with protein sequence MPDHALTYPHTDRDDTSDVLHGITVADPYRYLEDPDAPRTVAFVDAQNALSRPYLATLPAQAAFASHMTNLLTAPRFGVPWRRGDHYFMIANPGHLDQDQVFASTSLDELSVGNGHLLIDPNTWSADGTAALTGLQVSDDGTLAGYTRSDAGSDWKTIALVDVISGTERPDRLDGAKWLDPIWMPDGASFLYWHYPEVSVPSDDATDSGAYTDETGVGQLALHRLGQPQADDEVIWSRPEAKEWMVGPWVSDDGRWLVLTASPGTDSRTTITVRRIETDADGRSRVRPDETPVVAELADAHSVVGADGDVLYLRTERHAPAGRLVAVDLEHPDAPWRTILSGTPDRILSDVAMARDTFVTVWSVDTASRLEITDRRGVVVAAPELGDLVSFTALRSRASDTEIFVGTTGFDHRARNYRITTDGVVTELPRPAGAVVLPEVTAERRTAPSSDGTPVPMSVVRRADLPPGPHPTLLYGYGGFDIAVPPSFSALFAGWIAAGGVLVVANLRGGGEFGTAWHEAGMRQHKQRVFDDLYGCAEALIADGTTSAAQLAVHGRSNGGLLVGAAITQRPELFAAALPTVGVMDMLRFHRFTIGWAWTSEYGSPDRAEDFPVLHAYSPLHALREGVRYPPTLISTGDHDDRVVPAHSLKFGAQMQFCQAGPGPVLMRIDTRAGHGVGKPARALAQEYADQLAFAARWTGLRSD
- a CDS encoding polyprenol monophosphomannose synthase, which codes for MSSEESVDANETGERVLVIIPTFNERENLPRILDRVRAAVPDVHVLVVDDGSPDGTGLIADERAAADDRIAVLHRTEKNGLGPAYFAGFGWGLDHGFDVLVEMDADGSHAPEQLPRLLTALDHADLVIGSRYVPGGSVVNWPKRRELLSKGGNLYSRLALGVSVKDITAGYRAYRAKVIRAIPLNEVASHGYCFQVDLAWRTILGGFRVVEVPITFTEREIGVSKMSGNIVREALIKVTLWGAAHRWQQIKGLFSRSGERVSR
- a CDS encoding amidohydrolase; this translates as MTTTLFRGGRVHTAADPEATALAVTDGVISWIGGEHAVEMAGRPDHVVQLDGALVAPGFVDAHVHSTDAGLALIGLDLSAATTLADCLVRIASAANAVEPGGLVWGHGWDETRWPENRPPTRAEIDAAVGDRPTYLSRVDVHSALVSTTLAAGLPDLALHPDIPPTRGAHHAVRNRAKALLTPERRTQAQTAFLTAAAAAGIVEVHECASGDEPGRADLASLLALDVPISVLGYLASAVADPAEATALLRLTGAVALAGDLSVDGAIGSRTAALTSPYADDPQACGTRYLSDDELTDHLWACAVAGVQPGFHAIGDDGVSAVGRALRRAIDRLGPNGTVKLAGVVPRIEHAEMADAEAIAAFAATGTVASVQPMFDAEWGGDQGMYARRLGADRARPMNPFAALASAGVALALGSDAPVTAARPWQAVQAAVHHHTAGSGLSPRAAFTAHTRGGHRAAGRTDRGVGTIAVGAPAHLAIFAAGELVRPAANPRVARWSTDPRSRVPLLPDLTPGAGLPTTLATLVGGRVAFDTGLLADLTESVG
- the lnt gene encoding apolipoprotein N-acyltransferase, coding for MASPAVDRAPSADLVRLTRKRLQQSGHPGRLHRWKASLLGVGGLRVLAAVVGGYALNLSFAPTTLWWMAPVGLALLGLSVHGRRLRPALGLGLLFGLAFYLPLLNWTTVYVGPVATALAVAEALLTMPVGALIASASRRLPLWPIWAAAAWIAAEALRARFPFGGFPWGGIAYSQPDGPLLPAASLLGASGLAFLTALAGFALSGLARAVWNHRRHLRPMLLLAPVMLVAVPFVLGVVGLRTEQSGSDAPHKTIAVVQGNVPQPGLEFNARRRAVTDMHVKETQKLAAAVRAGTAPKPELVIWPENASDIDPYTNSDAFAEIDQAVRDIGVPTLVGAVVGAGQPGQSYNMGIVWDPVTGPAAKLSDQTYSKMHPVPFGEYMPWRSFFRIFSAKVDLQQGEFLPGRRPGNLTMNGVKIGDVICFEVVYDGIVRDVVKGGAQVLVVQTNNATFGYTNETYQQQAMSRVRAVEHGREVLISSTSGVSAVIRPDGSVESSIGLFTAGYMDASVPLISATTPGTVIGGPLEWVLAIGFLAGLAFVTVRERRRRNSGTGDSTGAESSPGPATA
- a CDS encoding 5'-3' exonuclease, translating into MLQLLDLAGIYFRAFHGVPASTVGPDGRPVNAIRGTLDIVRRVILDGRPTRVVACLDLDWRPAWRVELIPTYKTHRVAESDNSQPLLDGGTAVEQVPDELAPQIPVLLEVLSAVGIAIAGAPGFEADDVIGTLAARERRDPVEVVTGDRDLFQLARDEPTPVRVRYIGAGMSKVQVLDTAGVAAKHGIPAGRYPDFAALRGDPSDGLPGVPGVGDKTAAGLVNSFGSIESLVAALVDPSSSMTPSQRAKLTPALAYLRVAPKVVRVATDAGVTITPSGDGRLPGTPVDPDRLVELAEQYGLHSPVARLIDALGRA